In one window of Opitutus sp. GAS368 DNA:
- a CDS encoding aspartyl protease family protein, whose protein sequence is MTGCSTVSRRAPGRTVVEVKATVLPARIISNFFVIESKQEDGSVYRFLVDTGSTVSYVSPALARRIAVKPRKDATPQRVRVRSASGGELELEATILRRLWLGESLFERVPALIFDFTELSGHLGLPIDGIIGFPVFRNTLLTLDYPGARLVVAPYPAAFAPPPKQTPRVSTIAFNNQQGTPLIPIQMGNESFVVLVDSGSDGSLSLNPVGLHPRFANGPRIGTIISSLSGDRRQLTGRLNQSVLIGAHTIDKPIVDLTEQLSSIGGEFLRHFVLTFDQRRNQVTFIHDADGPVTMEPRRSTGLSFTRGPVYWRVLTVIPDTPTAALPVQAGDLCIRINGEPVDKWGYDRYAALVKTTPKITYTFLTGTKETDVEVPVFELVP, encoded by the coding sequence GTGACCGGTTGCTCCACCGTGTCCCGCCGCGCGCCCGGCCGGACCGTGGTGGAGGTCAAGGCCACCGTCCTGCCGGCCCGCATCATCTCGAATTTCTTCGTGATCGAGAGCAAGCAGGAGGACGGCTCGGTCTACCGCTTCCTCGTGGATACGGGTTCGACGGTCAGCTATGTCTCGCCGGCGCTGGCCAGGCGGATCGCCGTGAAGCCCAGGAAGGATGCGACGCCCCAGCGGGTCCGCGTGCGCTCCGCCAGCGGCGGCGAGCTCGAGCTCGAGGCCACCATCCTGCGCAGGCTCTGGCTGGGTGAGTCGCTCTTCGAGCGCGTGCCGGCGCTCATCTTCGACTTTACCGAGCTGTCGGGCCACCTCGGCCTGCCGATCGACGGCATCATCGGCTTCCCCGTTTTCCGGAACACGCTCCTCACGCTCGACTATCCGGGGGCGCGGCTCGTCGTCGCGCCCTACCCCGCGGCGTTCGCCCCGCCGCCGAAGCAGACCCCGCGGGTCTCGACCATCGCCTTCAACAACCAGCAGGGCACGCCGCTCATCCCGATCCAGATGGGCAACGAGTCGTTCGTCGTGCTCGTCGATTCCGGCAGCGACGGCAGCCTGAGCCTCAATCCCGTCGGCCTGCACCCGCGCTTCGCCAACGGCCCGCGGATCGGCACCATCATCTCGTCGCTGTCGGGCGACCGCCGCCAGCTCACCGGCCGGCTCAACCAAAGCGTGCTGATCGGCGCCCACACCATCGATAAACCGATCGTGGACCTCACCGAGCAGCTTTCCTCCATCGGCGGCGAGTTCCTCCGGCATTTCGTCCTGACCTTCGACCAGCGCCGCAACCAGGTGACCTTCATCCACGACGCCGACGGCCCCGTGACGATGGAGCCGCGCCGCTCCACCGGCCTGTCTTTCACCCGCGGCCCGGTCTACTGGCGCGTGCTCACCGTCATCCCCGACACGCCGACCGCGGCGCTGCCAGTGCAGGCCGGCGACCTCTGCATCCGCATCAACGGCGAGCCGGTGGACAAATGGGGCTACGACCGTTACGCCGCGCTCGTGAAGACCACCCCGAAGATCACCTATACCTTCCTCACCGGCACGAAAGAGACCGACGTGGAGGTGCCGGTCTTCGAGCTGGTGCCGTGA
- a CDS encoding MFS transporter, with protein MISAAASPVSAAPSSGPKPLSLGVIFLTLYIDLIGFSIIFPLGPDLINYYLNVDGHGGLLGWMLGQSNAIAHSLGRDNAFAAVLFGGVLSSFFSILQFIFAPFWGAISDKRGRRGVLLLTVAGTALGYLVWVLSGSFWLFLLSRIVTGAFSGNLSVATAAVADVTTRAERAKAMGLVGAAFGLGLVTGPTLGALTASLNLLARHPSLARFGVNPFSVPALIALSLCLVNLGWIYWRFRESLTPAARAEARDPRIRNPLAAILGLANPAVRRANLVAFTYSVAFVAMETSLTFLAAERFGYTARQNGFLLGFLGLCAIVTQGYIVRKLLAKIDEVRVLNSGLAASAAGLFVIGFAVQPWMLYAGLACLALGSGLVNPATSGLISLYSGPEEQGRVLGIFRSLGSLSRAITPLLAGAGFWLFGSRCVFTAAAVISGFAFALGLALPQPHK; from the coding sequence TTGATCTCCGCCGCCGCCAGCCCCGTCTCCGCCGCGCCCTCCTCCGGGCCCAAGCCGCTTTCCCTCGGCGTCATCTTCCTGACGCTCTACATCGACCTGATCGGCTTCTCGATCATCTTCCCCCTCGGGCCGGATCTCATCAATTATTACCTCAACGTGGACGGCCACGGCGGCCTGCTCGGGTGGATGCTGGGGCAGTCCAACGCCATCGCGCACAGCCTGGGCCGCGACAACGCCTTCGCCGCCGTCCTCTTCGGTGGCGTGCTCAGCTCCTTCTTCTCCATCCTGCAGTTCATCTTTGCGCCGTTCTGGGGCGCCATCTCCGACAAGCGCGGCCGCCGCGGGGTGCTCTTGCTCACGGTCGCCGGCACCGCGCTGGGCTACCTGGTCTGGGTGCTCAGCGGCTCGTTCTGGCTGTTCTTGCTCTCGCGCATCGTGACCGGCGCCTTCAGCGGCAACCTTTCCGTCGCGACCGCCGCCGTGGCCGACGTCACCACACGCGCCGAGCGCGCCAAGGCGATGGGTCTCGTCGGCGCCGCTTTCGGCCTCGGTCTCGTCACCGGGCCGACCCTTGGCGCCCTGACGGCGTCCCTCAACCTGCTCGCCCGCCATCCGTCGCTCGCCCGTTTCGGCGTCAACCCGTTCTCCGTGCCCGCGCTCATCGCGCTCAGCCTCTGTCTCGTCAACCTCGGCTGGATCTACTGGCGGTTCCGGGAATCGCTCACGCCCGCCGCCCGCGCCGAGGCGCGCGATCCGCGCATCCGCAACCCGCTCGCGGCCATCCTCGGCCTGGCCAACCCCGCCGTGCGCCGCGCCAACCTCGTGGCGTTCACCTATTCGGTCGCCTTCGTGGCGATGGAGACCTCGCTGACCTTCCTCGCCGCCGAGCGTTTCGGCTACACCGCGCGGCAGAACGGCTTCCTCCTCGGCTTCCTCGGACTCTGCGCGATTGTCACGCAGGGCTACATCGTCCGCAAGCTGCTGGCGAAGATCGACGAGGTCCGCGTGCTCAACTCCGGCCTCGCCGCCTCCGCCGCCGGCCTGTTCGTCATCGGCTTCGCGGTGCAGCCCTGGATGCTCTACGCGGGCCTCGCCTGCCTCGCCCTCGGTTCGGGCCTCGTGAATCCCGCCACCAGCGGGCTCATCTCCCTCTACAGCGGCCCGGAGGAACAGGGCCGGGTGCTGGGCATCTTCCGTTCCCTCGGTTCGCTGTCCCGCGCGATTACGCCGCTGCTGGCCGGGGCCGGATTCTGGCTGTTTGGCTCGCGCTGTGTGTTCACCGCCGCCGCCGTCATCTCTGGCTTCGCCTTCGCCCTCGGCCTCGCCCTGCCCCAGCCGCATAAATGA
- a CDS encoding MmcQ/YjbR family DNA-binding protein, with protein MRLDRLKAFALALPQTTVVRQWGEHLVFKVAGKMFLITGEDPGVLDGLTIKCTPEEFDELTEIDGIMQAPYCAKRHWVRVADPTVLPETQLLARIRRSYDLVVARLPRKVQAVISPAVPPR; from the coding sequence ATGCGCCTCGACCGCCTCAAGGCCTTCGCCCTGGCGTTGCCGCAGACCACGGTGGTCAGGCAGTGGGGCGAGCACCTCGTGTTCAAGGTCGCCGGCAAGATGTTCCTGATCACCGGCGAGGATCCCGGCGTGCTCGACGGGCTCACGATCAAGTGCACGCCGGAGGAGTTCGACGAGCTGACGGAGATCGACGGCATCATGCAGGCGCCCTACTGCGCCAAGCGCCATTGGGTGCGCGTCGCCGACCCGACGGTCCTGCCCGAAACACAGCTGCTCGCCCGCATCCGCCGAAGTTACGACCTGGTCGTGGCCAGGCTCCCGCGGAAGGTGCAGGCCGTGATTAGCCCGGCTGTCCCGCCCCGCTAA